In Niveispirillum cyanobacteriorum, the following proteins share a genomic window:
- a CDS encoding ABC transporter substrate-binding protein codes for MLRALLLALALYCALPALATDPAARPGAGIARLAIGFLGTDDPPATPLSFLDPVIRDGALMGARLGIQDGNVTGRFLKKEFTLVEGREGDVDALLGQGVRFIVADLPSDALLRVADKAAAKGALVLNARARDDGLRNAQCRANLLHTIPSRRMLADALGQYLVTRRWTSWFLVTGAGPGDKPFADAVRRTAKRLGAKIVEEKDWTFDVGHSRTDDGFSNERDVVSTFTRGADHDVLIVADEDGAFGDFLSYRAARPRPVAGTAELTPTAWSRVFEQWGGTQLQNRFQVLAGRVMTERDYAAWTAVRAVTEAAGKVKGGDTVAVAAALKDPGFTLAAFKGQALSFRPWDGQLRQPILITSPRLLVSVSPQEGYLHQRTPLDSLGDDEGESLCRR; via the coding sequence ATGCTGCGCGCCCTGTTGCTTGCCCTGGCTTTATACTGTGCGCTTCCCGCGCTGGCCACCGATCCGGCGGCGAGGCCGGGGGCGGGGATTGCCCGCCTTGCCATCGGCTTCCTCGGCACCGACGATCCGCCCGCCACGCCCCTTTCCTTTCTGGACCCCGTTATCCGCGACGGGGCGCTGATGGGCGCGCGTCTGGGCATTCAGGATGGCAATGTCACGGGCCGGTTCCTGAAGAAGGAGTTTACCCTGGTGGAGGGGCGGGAGGGTGATGTGGATGCCCTGCTGGGCCAGGGCGTGCGCTTCATCGTCGCCGATCTGCCCAGCGATGCCTTGCTGCGCGTGGCGGACAAGGCGGCGGCCAAGGGGGCATTGGTGCTTAACGCACGGGCCCGCGATGATGGCCTGCGCAACGCGCAGTGCCGTGCCAACCTGCTCCATACCATCCCCAGTCGGCGCATGCTGGCCGACGCGCTGGGCCAGTATCTGGTTACCCGGCGCTGGACCAGCTGGTTTCTGGTCACCGGTGCGGGGCCGGGGGACAAGCCCTTTGCCGATGCCGTGCGCCGCACCGCCAAACGGCTGGGGGCGAAGATCGTGGAGGAGAAGGACTGGACCTTCGATGTCGGCCATTCCCGCACCGATGACGGCTTCAGCAATGAGCGTGACGTGGTGTCCACCTTCACGCGCGGGGCCGACCATGACGTGCTGATTGTTGCAGACGAGGACGGGGCGTTCGGTGATTTCCTGTCCTACCGTGCGGCACGGCCCCGCCCCGTGGCGGGGACCGCCGAACTGACGCCCACCGCATGGTCGCGGGTGTTTGAACAATGGGGCGGCACGCAGCTTCAGAACCGGTTTCAGGTCCTGGCGGGACGGGTGATGACCGAACGCGACTACGCCGCCTGGACGGCGGTGCGCGCCGTGACGGAGGCGGCGGGCAAGGTGAAGGGCGGGGATACGGTGGCGGTTGCGGCGGCTCTGAAAGATCCCGGCTTCACCCTGGCGGCGTTCAAGGGACAGGCGTTGAGCTTTCGCCCTTGGGACGGGCAGTTGCGACAACCGATCCTGATCACCTCTCCCCGCCTGCTGGTCTCCGTCTCGCCCCAGGAAGGTTACCTGCACCAACGCACCCCGCTGGATAGTCTGGGCGATGATGAAGGGGAGAGCCTGTGCCGGCGGTAA
- the nosP gene encoding nitric oxide-sensing protein NosP gives MPTRLLVRACTHLADPAAAIDELHSSLTAADPALIVLFCSSHYDLSAVAASLRARFPGVPAIGCTTSGELTPLGYMDGSITAVAFPKGDFAATIARFDHVSRFEIGDAKPKVRDLLAEAEDTAIEMGPDARHVALFLVDGLCVKEELIISALHDALGGLPLIGGSAGDDMRFEATHVLHDGEFHVDAGVLLILTTTRPFKVFRNQHFVHTDQKMVVTQADPTRRIVTEINAEPAAREYARMVGLEGEPLTPMIFASYPVVVRVGGEYYVRSIQKVNEDESLTFFCAIDEGIVLTVATGVDIVRNLQELFDGLTAEIGKPDLILGFDCVFRSLELEQKQLKQAASKVLASQNVVGFCTYGEQYNAMHVNQTFTGLAIGAR, from the coding sequence ATGCCAACCCGGTTGCTGGTGCGGGCCTGCACACATCTGGCGGACCCGGCGGCGGCCATCGACGAGCTTCACAGTAGCCTGACAGCCGCCGATCCGGCGCTGATCGTGCTGTTCTGCTCCTCCCACTACGATCTGTCTGCCGTTGCAGCCTCGCTGCGCGCCCGCTTTCCGGGCGTGCCGGCCATCGGCTGCACGACGTCGGGGGAATTGACGCCGCTTGGCTATATGGATGGCTCCATCACGGCGGTGGCCTTCCCCAAGGGTGATTTTGCGGCCACCATCGCGCGCTTCGATCATGTCAGCCGGTTTGAGATAGGCGACGCCAAGCCCAAGGTACGCGACCTTCTGGCCGAGGCGGAGGATACCGCCATCGAAATGGGCCCGGACGCCCGCCATGTCGCCCTGTTCCTGGTCGATGGGCTGTGCGTGAAGGAAGAACTGATTATCAGCGCCTTGCATGACGCGCTGGGTGGGCTGCCCCTGATCGGCGGGTCAGCGGGCGACGACATGCGGTTCGAGGCGACGCATGTCCTGCATGACGGGGAATTCCATGTCGATGCCGGTGTCCTGCTGATCCTCACCACAACGCGGCCCTTCAAGGTCTTCCGCAATCAGCATTTCGTTCATACCGATCAGAAGATGGTGGTCACCCAGGCTGACCCCACCCGCCGCATCGTGACCGAAATTAATGCCGAGCCGGCGGCCCGCGAATATGCCCGCATGGTCGGGCTGGAAGGCGAGCCGCTGACGCCCATGATCTTCGCCTCATATCCCGTCGTGGTCCGGGTGGGCGGGGAATATTATGTCCGCTCCATCCAGAAGGTGAACGAGGATGAAAGCCTGACCTTCTTCTGCGCCATTGATGAGGGCATCGTGCTGACGGTGGCGACCGGTGTGGATATCGTACGCAACCTTCAGGAACTGTTCGACGGTTTGACGGCAGAGATCGGGAAGCCCGATCTGATCCTGGGCTTTGACTGCGTTTTCCGCTCCCTGGAGTTGGAGCAGAAGCAGCTTAAACAGGCGGCGTCGAAGGTGCTGGCCAGCCAGAATGTCGTGGGCTTCTGCACCTATGGCGAACAGTATAACGCCATGCATGTGAACCAGACCTTCACCGGTCTCGCTATAGGTGCGCGATGA
- a CDS encoding PAS domain-containing hybrid sensor histidine kinase/response regulator, with protein MSALPDPANDLPTPEQERIALLERENWKLKRINKALMDRVERSMDYHGSAFSLFQTAIVLESRVRERTQQVEETLRELEASNGELARAKEAAETAQTRLAEAIESVNEGFALFDADDRLVLCNQTYLSLWPAIADQIRPGISFGEIAQMAVSRGSVVPDTAGPDRWVRERVAQHAGADGTHVHALADGRWIQINERRTRDGGIVGIYTDITDVKERDARDGQERIRLITDAMPALIAYVDAEETYRFVNRRYGEMFRRPRHEIVGSTMRELLGEEEYRRRRPHIGTVMAGQETQFDLEFDTRSGKRYSQATYVPHFAPDGAVLGFFSLIQDVTERRRAAEDLREANEGLERRVAERTAALKQEITERQQIEEKLREAKTAAEQANLSKTKFLAAASHDLLQPLNAARLFVSALTEGEHEAGTRMLVEKTDAALLSVEDLLEALLDISKLDAGVVQPQLDDFPLAMLLTSMQAEYAPVAKERGLDLRVLPCKAIVHTDMRLLRRILQNFVSNALRYTRTGRVLVGCRRVADGVRIEVLDTGPGIPADKLDEVFEEFRRLEGTDRPAGRDRGMGLGLAIVQRAGRMLNTPIGLRSRVGKGSAFTVTVPLGSKKRPAPPSATRSTAPASPLTGARILVIDNEQAILDGMGALLRGWGCQVQVAPCADSAMDALPALGGWPDVIIADYHLENGAIGVDAIARIIQARGHDIPAMVITANRTAEIHERVQHDGYALLTKPVKPAQLRALVTQLIG; from the coding sequence ATGAGCGCCCTGCCCGATCCCGCCAACGACCTGCCCACGCCGGAGCAGGAGCGTATCGCGCTCTTGGAGCGGGAGAACTGGAAGCTGAAGCGCATCAACAAGGCGCTGATGGACCGGGTCGAACGGTCCATGGACTATCATGGCAGCGCCTTCTCCCTATTCCAGACCGCCATTGTCCTGGAAAGCCGGGTGCGCGAACGCACCCAGCAGGTGGAAGAAACCCTGCGCGAGCTGGAAGCGTCCAACGGGGAACTGGCGCGCGCCAAGGAAGCGGCGGAAACGGCGCAGACACGGCTGGCCGAGGCCATTGAAAGCGTGAATGAGGGGTTTGCCCTGTTCGATGCCGATGACCGGCTGGTCCTGTGCAACCAGACCTATCTGTCGCTCTGGCCCGCCATCGCCGACCAGATCCGGCCGGGAATCAGTTTTGGTGAGATCGCGCAGATGGCGGTGTCGCGCGGGTCGGTGGTGCCGGATACCGCCGGCCCCGACCGCTGGGTCCGCGAAAGGGTGGCGCAGCATGCAGGCGCCGACGGCACACATGTCCATGCCCTGGCCGACGGGCGCTGGATACAGATCAATGAACGGCGCACCCGCGATGGTGGCATCGTCGGCATCTATACCGACATCACCGATGTGAAGGAACGCGACGCCCGCGACGGGCAGGAACGCATCCGCCTGATCACCGACGCCATGCCCGCCCTGATCGCCTATGTCGATGCGGAGGAAACCTACCGTTTCGTGAACCGCCGCTATGGCGAGATGTTCCGCCGCCCCCGGCATGAGATCGTGGGATCGACCATGCGCGAATTGCTGGGTGAGGAGGAATATCGCCGCCGCCGCCCGCATATCGGCACCGTCATGGCGGGACAGGAAACACAGTTCGACCTGGAATTCGATACGCGGTCGGGCAAACGCTATTCCCAGGCAACCTATGTCCCGCATTTCGCACCCGATGGCGCGGTGCTGGGCTTCTTCTCCCTGATCCAGGATGTGACCGAACGCCGCCGCGCAGCCGAAGACCTGCGCGAAGCGAACGAAGGCCTGGAACGCCGCGTCGCCGAACGCACCGCCGCCCTGAAGCAGGAGATTACCGAACGTCAGCAGATCGAGGAAAAGCTGCGGGAGGCGAAAACCGCCGCCGAACAGGCCAACCTGTCCAAGACCAAGTTCCTGGCCGCCGCCAGCCACGACCTTCTTCAGCCGCTGAACGCGGCCCGCCTGTTCGTGTCCGCCTTGACCGAAGGAGAGCACGAGGCCGGCACGCGCATGCTGGTGGAAAAGACCGATGCCGCCCTGCTGTCGGTCGAAGACCTGCTGGAAGCGCTGCTGGATATTTCCAAGCTGGATGCTGGCGTGGTGCAGCCACAGTTGGATGATTTCCCGCTGGCCATGCTGCTGACATCCATGCAGGCCGAATATGCGCCGGTGGCCAAGGAACGCGGGCTGGATCTGCGCGTCCTGCCCTGCAAGGCCATTGTCCATACCGACATGCGCCTGCTCCGCCGCATCCTGCAGAACTTCGTCTCCAATGCCCTGCGGTACACCCGCACAGGCCGCGTACTGGTTGGCTGCCGACGGGTGGCGGACGGGGTGCGGATCGAGGTGCTGGACACCGGCCCCGGCATCCCGGCGGACAAGCTGGATGAAGTGTTTGAGGAGTTCCGCCGTCTGGAAGGCACCGACCGTCCAGCCGGGCGCGACCGGGGCATGGGGCTGGGCCTTGCCATCGTTCAGCGGGCGGGCCGCATGCTGAACACGCCCATCGGCCTGCGCTCCCGCGTCGGGAAGGGATCGGCCTTTACCGTCACGGTACCACTGGGCAGCAAGAAACGCCCCGCCCCGCCCAGTGCCACGCGCAGCACAGCACCCGCCAGCCCCCTGACCGGTGCGCGTATCCTGGTCATCGATAATGAACAGGCCATTCTGGACGGGATGGGCGCGCTGCTGCGCGGCTGGGGCTGTCAGGTGCAGGTGGCACCCTGCGCCGACAGCGCCATGGACGCCCTGCCCGCCCTGGGTGGCTGGCCCGATGTGATCATTGCTGATTACCATCTGGAAAACGGCGCCATCGGCGTCGACGCCATCGCCCGCATCATCCAGGCGCGCGGCCATGACATCCCCGCCATGGTCATCACGGCCAACCGCACGGCGGAAATCCATGAACGGGTGCAGCACGACGGCTATGCCCTGCTGACCAAACCCGTAAAGCCCGCACAATTGCGGGCCTTGGTGACACAGCTGATCGGGTAG
- a CDS encoding methyl-accepting chemotaxis protein yields MLFGGNHDAEAVLAAISKAQAIVEFTPDGTILGANDNFLTAMGYSLAEIKGRHHSMFVDEATRNSSDYARFWKDLAEGRATQVEMIRRIAKGGREVWIHGSYNPVLDRKGRVVKVVKVATDATAEHQNSRDQEGQLAALDRAQAVIEFDMDGTVLTANANFLKVMGYRLDQIQGRKHSMFVDPQEVSSPAYASFWQGLRAGRFSQAEYKRIAAGGRVVYIQATYNPILDGNGKPIKVVKFASDVTAAVEARHQTEETLAAVQKYLGDIVAAVQASNAQAEDASAASQRTSENVQAIASGSEQLDASIREIAQSMTRSKEATEQAYSEAQVVDQATEKLVRGTQAMDGIVKLIGDIAGRINMLALNATIESARAGEAGRGFAVVAGEVKSLARQAAEATQLISKEIVNLQDVSGDVAEKLHAIRGAIDAVRGYVIGTCSAVEEQSAVARLMNANMRGASGDVALIHHNMDEIVLSTRTANQRVDNVRDELRKIA; encoded by the coding sequence ATGTTGTTCGGTGGCAATCACGATGCAGAAGCGGTCCTGGCCGCCATCAGCAAGGCACAGGCCATTGTCGAATTCACGCCCGACGGAACCATCCTGGGCGCAAATGATAATTTCCTGACGGCCATGGGCTATAGCCTGGCGGAGATCAAGGGCCGTCACCACAGCATGTTTGTGGATGAGGCCACCCGTAACAGTAGCGATTATGCCCGGTTCTGGAAGGATCTGGCCGAAGGCCGGGCCACGCAGGTGGAGATGATCCGCCGCATCGCCAAGGGCGGGCGCGAGGTCTGGATCCATGGTTCCTATAACCCCGTCCTGGACCGCAAGGGCCGCGTGGTGAAGGTGGTCAAGGTTGCGACCGACGCCACCGCCGAACATCAGAACAGCCGGGATCAGGAAGGCCAGTTGGCAGCGCTGGACCGGGCGCAGGCCGTCATTGAATTCGACATGGATGGCACTGTCCTGACCGCCAATGCCAATTTCCTGAAGGTCATGGGTTACCGGCTGGACCAGATCCAGGGCCGTAAACACTCGATGTTTGTCGATCCGCAGGAAGTGTCCAGCCCCGCCTATGCCAGCTTCTGGCAGGGCCTGCGCGCCGGTCGGTTCAGCCAGGCGGAATACAAGCGTATCGCTGCCGGTGGCCGCGTCGTTTACATCCAGGCGACCTACAACCCCATCCTGGATGGCAATGGCAAGCCGATCAAGGTGGTGAAGTTCGCCAGTGACGTGACCGCAGCGGTTGAGGCACGACACCAGACGGAAGAGACGCTCGCGGCGGTCCAGAAGTATCTGGGCGACATCGTCGCTGCCGTTCAGGCCTCCAATGCCCAGGCGGAGGATGCGTCGGCGGCATCGCAGCGTACCTCGGAAAATGTGCAGGCCATCGCCAGCGGCTCCGAGCAGCTTGATGCCTCCATCCGCGAGATCGCGCAGAGCATGACCCGGTCCAAGGAAGCCACCGAGCAGGCCTATAGTGAGGCGCAGGTGGTGGATCAGGCAACTGAGAAGCTGGTGCGCGGCACCCAGGCCATGGACGGCATCGTCAAGCTGATCGGCGATATTGCCGGACGTATTAACATGCTGGCCCTGAACGCCACCATCGAAAGTGCGCGCGCCGGCGAGGCTGGCCGTGGCTTCGCGGTCGTGGCGGGAGAGGTGAAGTCCCTGGCCCGGCAGGCGGCAGAGGCGACGCAGCTGATCTCCAAGGAGATCGTGAATTTGCAGGACGTGTCGGGTGACGTGGCGGAGAAGCTTCACGCCATCCGTGGCGCCATCGACGCGGTGCGCGGCTATGTTATCGGCACCTGTTCCGCGGTTGAGGAACAGAGTGCGGTGGCCCGGTTGATGAACGCCAACATGCGCGGCGCATCGGGTGATGTGGCCCTGATCCACCACAATATGGATGAGATCGTGCTGTCCACCCGCACCGCCAACCAGCGCGTCGACAATGTCCGCGACGAACTGCGCAAGATTGCGTGA
- a CDS encoding DUF779 domain-containing protein, giving the protein MVPRVLSTPTADALIDRLRALHGPVMFHQSGGCCDGSAPMCYPAGEFKVGSRDVYLGEIHGAPVFIGAAQFEYWEHTQLIIDAVPGRGAGFSLEGPEGMRFLTRSRVFTDEEAVVLQAAGPPPRGDQMEPAV; this is encoded by the coding sequence ATGGTTCCCCGTGTTCTTTCCACGCCCACCGCCGACGCCCTGATCGACCGGCTGCGCGCCCTGCACGGGCCGGTGATGTTCCACCAGTCGGGCGGGTGCTGCGACGGGTCGGCGCCTATGTGTTACCCCGCGGGGGAGTTCAAGGTGGGCAGCCGCGATGTCTATCTGGGGGAAATCCATGGCGCCCCCGTGTTCATCGGTGCGGCCCAGTTCGAGTATTGGGAGCACACGCAGCTAATTATCGATGCGGTACCGGGCCGGGGCGCCGGATTCTCCCTGGAAGGGCCGGAAGGTATGCGTTTTCTGACAAGGTCACGGGTGTTCACGGATGAGGAGGCGGTGGTGCTGCAGGCCGCAGGTCCGCCGCCGCGTGGGGATCAGATGGAGCCGGCGGTGTGA
- the adh gene encoding aldehyde dehydrogenase — MLHQAIENLKSSVAIRASYDNFIGGEWVAPVRGQYFDNISPVTGGVFCKIARSTAEDIELALDAAHKAKDKWARTSVAERAAVLNRIADRMEQRLDLLALAETIDNGKPIRETTAADIPLAIDHFRYFAACVRAQEGSLAEIDHDTVAYHFHEPLGVVGQIIPWNFPILMAAWKLAPALAAGNCVVLKPAEQTPMSIMVLMDIVGDLIPAGVLNVVNGFGIEAGKPLATNKRISKIAFTGETTTGRLIMQYASENLIPVTLELGGKSPNIFFADVMAEDDDFLDKALEGFAMFGLNQGEVCTCPSRALVDERIYDRFMEKAIARVQKIKQGSPLDASTMIGAQASNDQLEKILSYIDIGRGEGAKVLTGGGRADLGGDLSGGYYVTPTVLEGHNKMRVFQEEIFGPVLAVTKFRGEEEALSIANDTLYGLGAGVWSRDGSRAYRFGRNIQAGRVWTNCYHLYPAHAAFGGYKQSGIGRETHKMMLDHYQQTKNLLVSYSPKALGFF, encoded by the coding sequence ATGTTGCACCAGGCCATCGAGAACCTGAAATCCAGCGTCGCCATCCGCGCCAGCTATGACAATTTCATCGGTGGCGAATGGGTCGCCCCCGTGCGCGGCCAGTATTTCGACAATATCTCCCCCGTCACCGGCGGTGTGTTCTGCAAGATCGCGCGATCCACGGCGGAGGATATCGAGCTGGCGCTGGACGCCGCGCACAAGGCCAAGGACAAGTGGGCCCGTACCTCCGTTGCTGAACGCGCCGCCGTTCTGAACCGCATCGCCGACCGCATGGAACAGCGCCTGGACCTGCTGGCGCTGGCCGAGACCATCGATAATGGCAAGCCGATCCGCGAGACGACCGCCGCCGATATTCCGCTGGCCATCGACCATTTCCGCTATTTCGCGGCCTGCGTGCGCGCCCAGGAAGGCAGCCTGGCCGAGATCGACCATGACACCGTCGCCTATCATTTCCATGAGCCACTGGGCGTGGTGGGCCAGATCATCCCCTGGAATTTCCCCATCCTGATGGCGGCCTGGAAGCTGGCCCCGGCACTGGCCGCCGGCAATTGCGTGGTTCTGAAGCCCGCTGAACAGACGCCGATGTCGATCATGGTGCTGATGGATATTGTCGGTGACCTGATCCCCGCCGGCGTCCTGAACGTCGTCAACGGTTTCGGGATCGAGGCGGGCAAGCCGCTGGCCACCAACAAGCGCATTTCCAAGATTGCGTTCACGGGTGAGACCACGACCGGCCGTCTGATCATGCAATACGCGTCGGAGAACCTGATCCCCGTCACCCTGGAACTGGGTGGCAAGTCGCCAAACATCTTCTTCGCCGACGTGATGGCAGAGGATGACGACTTCCTGGACAAGGCGCTGGAAGGCTTCGCCATGTTCGGCCTGAACCAGGGGGAGGTCTGCACCTGCCCGTCGCGCGCCCTGGTCGATGAACGCATCTATGACCGGTTCATGGAAAAGGCCATCGCACGGGTCCAGAAGATTAAGCAGGGCAGCCCGCTGGACGCCAGCACCATGATCGGCGCCCAGGCATCGAACGATCAGCTGGAAAAGATCCTGTCCTATATCGATATCGGGCGGGGTGAGGGGGCCAAGGTCCTGACCGGCGGCGGGCGTGCCGATCTGGGTGGCGATCTGTCCGGCGGTTACTATGTCACGCCGACGGTGCTGGAAGGCCATAACAAGATGCGGGTGTTCCAGGAGGAAATCTTTGGCCCCGTCCTGGCCGTCACCAAGTTCCGGGGCGAGGAAGAGGCGCTGTCCATCGCCAACGACACGCTGTACGGGCTGGGCGCTGGCGTCTGGAGCCGCGACGGCAGCCGCGCCTACCGCTTTGGCCGCAATATCCAGGCGGGACGTGTCTGGACCAACTGCTACCACCTGTATCCGGCCCATGCGGCCTTTGGCGGTTACAAGCAGTCGGGCATCGGGCGTGAAACGCACAAGATGATGCTGGACCATTATCAGCAGACCAAGAACCTGCTGGTCAGCTACAGCCCGAAGGCTTTGGGCTTCTTTTAA
- a CDS encoding pseudoazurin, protein MMTRPYILAAALAAQVLIAATAEAATHEVKMLNQGPGGATMVFEPAMLTIAPGDTVRFIPTDKSHNAEAIKGMLPEGVEPFTGKMNEEITVTFDQPGLYGFKCKPHYAMGMVGVIVVGDPVNVEQAKAVNHPGKAKELLLGLMAKLRG, encoded by the coding sequence ATGATGACGCGCCCGTACATCCTGGCCGCCGCCCTGGCGGCACAGGTCCTGATCGCCGCCACGGCAGAGGCCGCGACGCATGAGGTGAAGATGCTGAATCAGGGGCCGGGCGGGGCCACCATGGTGTTTGAACCCGCCATGCTGACCATCGCGCCGGGCGACACGGTACGCTTCATTCCCACCGACAAAAGCCATAATGCCGAGGCCATCAAGGGCATGCTGCCCGAGGGCGTGGAACCCTTTACCGGCAAGATGAATGAGGAGATCACGGTCACCTTCGACCAGCCCGGCCTTTACGGCTTCAAATGCAAGCCGCATTACGCCATGGGCATGGTCGGCGTCATCGTCGTGGGCGATCCGGTGAATGTCGAACAGGCGAAGGCCGTGAACCATCCTGGCAAGGCGAAGGAACTGCTTCTGGGGCTGATGGCGAAGCTGCGGGGGTGA
- a CDS encoding response regulator, with protein MGKVLIADDHPLVRDGLRTVVAVALDRCELFEASDLDEVIRIVDREGDFDLVLLDLNMPGNNGFAGLASLRARYPALPVVMVSAACDRQVVNEALRHGAAGFVPKSLPRGMIAKALHQVLGGDVYVPDDLEDAPAPAPSGEDQEIIRRIDTLTPQQRKVLELVVAGRLNKEIAYELDVTETTVKAHVSAILQKMRVFSRTQAVILANKVNFAPAPGTPQVSARAAAQ; from the coding sequence ATGGGCAAGGTTCTGATCGCGGATGATCATCCGCTGGTGCGCGACGGGTTGCGCACCGTTGTTGCCGTCGCACTGGACCGGTGCGAGCTGTTCGAGGCGTCCGACCTGGACGAGGTTATCCGCATCGTCGACCGTGAGGGCGATTTTGATCTGGTCCTGCTGGACCTGAACATGCCCGGCAATAACGGGTTCGCCGGCCTGGCCTCCCTGCGGGCGCGTTATCCGGCACTGCCGGTGGTCATGGTGTCGGCGGCCTGCGACCGGCAGGTCGTGAACGAGGCGCTGCGCCATGGTGCGGCGGGGTTCGTGCCGAAATCGCTGCCGCGCGGCATGATCGCCAAGGCCCTGCATCAGGTGCTGGGCGGCGATGTCTATGTGCCGGACGATCTGGAGGATGCGCCGGCCCCGGCCCCGTCGGGGGAGGATCAGGAGATCATCCGCCGCATCGACACGCTGACGCCCCAGCAGCGCAAGGTGCTGGAACTGGTCGTCGCCGGCCGGTTGAACAAGGAAATCGCCTATGAGCTGGATGTGACGGAGACGACCGTAAAGGCCCATGTCTCCGCCATCCTGCAGAAGATGCGGGTATTCAGCCGCACCCAGGCCGTGATCCTGGCCAACAAGGTGAACTTCGCCCCGGCCCCCGGCACGCCCCAGGTCTCGGCACGGGCGGCGGCGCAGTAG